From a single Gavia stellata isolate bGavSte3 chromosome 5, bGavSte3.hap2, whole genome shotgun sequence genomic region:
- the FBXO41 gene encoding F-box only protein 41, with translation MASLDLPYRCPRCGEHKRFRSLSSLRAHLEYNHTYETLYVLSKTNSICDAAVFPLAADGALLTPAARRDYFESTSFQGKDQRFSCDLVPAEELEPAPSSSPSPRYVHEIEIPLTEIFTRGKAVAPAPPPPATMDAAYEEGLARLKIRAFEKLEVDKRLEKLTEEVEQKIASQVGRLQVELDRKSSELEKAKQESLRLSREKQELEDRASELSRQVDVSVEMLASLKQDLVQKEQELTRKQQEVLQIDQFLKETAAREANAKVRLQHFIEELLDRADRAEKQLQIISSSCGTTPNGSLGRCGTPGVKAAGRPRDRHPGPGAAVHGPYGVSNQRSSSSTGASSRAKAVSQSSGCYDSDSAEPCPTDDTADGHPYLVRDGARGSGLRRQAIQNWHRRPYRNSTEGEEGDVSDVGSRTTESEAEGWEPEAPGSAASRPGGSCRLTARTEGAGGKAGRLERGSPGHSSEVISPEILKMRAALFCIFTYLDTKTLLRAAEVCKDWKFVARHPAVWTRVLLENARVSSKFLAMLSQWCTQMHSLTLQNLKPRQRGKKESKEDYMKSTRGCLEAGLESLLKATGSNLLILRISHCPNVLTDRSLWLASCYCRALQAVTYRSSTDPVGHEVIWALGAGCRDIISLQVAPLHPCQQPTRFSNRCLQMIGRCWPHLRALGVGGAGCGVQGLASLARNCMRLQVLELDHVAEINQEVAAEVCREGLKGLEMLVLTSTPVTPKALLHFNSVCRNLKSIVVQVGIVDYFKEPHSPEAKKMFEEMVNKLQALRKRPGFSKILHIKVEGGC, from the exons ATGGCCTCGCTGGACCTGCCCTACCGGTGTCCGCGGTGTGGGGAGCACAAGCGCTTCCGCAGCCTCTCCTCGCTGCGGGCGCACCTGGAGTACAACCACACCTATGAGACCCTCTACGTCCTCTCCAAGACCAACAGCATCTGCGATGCTGCCGTCTTTCCCCTGGCCGCCGACGGGGCCTTGCTGACGCCAGCTGCCCGGCGGGACTACTTTGAGAGCACCTCCTTCCAAGGCAAGGACCAGCGCTTCTCCTGCGACCTCGTCCCCGCCGAGGAGCTGGAGCCGGCCCCGTCCTCCTCCCCTTCGCCCCGCTATGTCCACGAGATCGAGATCCCGCTGACAGAGATCTTCACCCGGGGCAAAGCCGTGGCAccggcccccccgccgccggccacTATGGACGCTGCCTACGAGGAAGGCTTGGCCCGCCTGAAGATCCGAGCCTTTGAGAAGTTGGAGGTGGACAAGCGGCTGGAGAAGCTGACGGAGGAGGTGGAGCAGAAGATCGCCTCGCAGGTGGGCCGGCTCCAGGTGGAGCTGGACCGCAAGAGCTCGGAGCTGGAGAAAGCCAAGCAGGAGAGCCTGCGGCTCAGTCGGGagaagcaggagctggaggaccGGGCATCTGAACTGTCCCGCCAGGTGGATGTCAGCGTGGAGATGCTGGCCTCCCTCAAGCAGGACCTGgtgcagaaggagcaggagcTCACCCGCAAGCAACA GGAGGTGCTGCAGATTGACCAGTTCCTGAAGGAGACGGCTGCCCGCGAGGCCAACGCCAAGGTCCGCCTCCAGCACTTCATCGAGGAGCTGCTGGACCGGGCGGACCGGGCTGAGAAGCAGCTCCAGATCATCAGCAGCAGCTGCGGCACCACCCCAAACGGCAGCCTGGGACGTTGCGGCACGCCGGGTGTCAAAGCCGCCGGCCGACCG AGAGATCGGCACCCGGGACCAGGGGCAGCTGTGCATGGTCCTTATGGCGTGTCCAACCAACgctcctcctccagcactgG GGCCTCAAGCCGGGCGAAAGCCGTGTCGCAGAGCTCAGGCTGCTACGACAGCGACAGTGCAGAGCCATGCCCCACCGACGATACCGCCGACGGGCATCCCTACCTGGTGCGGGATGGTGCCCGGGGCTCGGGGCTGCGCCGGCAAGCCATCCAAAACTGGCACCGCCGGCCCTACCGCAACAGCACCGAGGGCGAGGAGGGCGACGTCTCCGACGTGGGCTCCCGCACCACCGAGTCGGAAGCCGAGGGCTGGGAGCCGGAGGCACCTGGATCCGCTGCATCCCGCCCCGGCGGCAGCTGCCGGCTGACGG CCAGGACCGAGGGGGCCGGGGGCAAGGCGGGCCGGCTGGAGAGGGGCAGCCCGGGCCACTCCAGCGAGGTGATCAGCCCTGAGATCCTCAAGATGCGGGCGGCTCTTTTCTGCATCTTCACCTACCTGGACACCAAGACCCTGCTGCGGGCGGCCGAGGTGTGCAAGGACTGGAAGTTCGTGGCCCGGCACCCGGCCGTGTGGACGCGGGTGCTGCTGGAGAACGCCAGGGTGTCCTCCAAG TTCCTGGCCATGCTGTCTCAGTGGTGCACCCAGATGCACTCCCTCACCCTCCAAAACCTCAAGCCACGCCAGCGAGGGAAGAAGGAGAGCAAGGAGGACTACATGAAGAGCACGCG gggctgcctggaAGCTGGGCTGGAGTCCCTGCTGAAGGCGACGGGCAGCAACCTGCTCATCCTCCGCATCTCGCACTGCCCCAACGTGCTGACGGACCGCTCActctggctggccagctgcTACTGCCGGGCCCTGCAGGCTGTCACGTACCG GAGCTCTACGGACCCCGTGGGTCATGAAGTCATCTGGGCCCTCGGAGCAGGTTGCAGGGACATCATCTCCCTCCAGGTCGCACCTCTGCATCCGTG ccagcagccgACGCGTTTCAGCAACCGCTGCCTTCAGATGATCGGCCGGTGCTGGCCGCACCTGCGGGCTCTGGGCGTTGGAGGGGCAGGCTGTGGCGTCCAGGGACTGGCGTCCTTAG CCCGAAACTGCATGCGACTTCAGGTCCTGGAGCTGGACCATGTGGCAGAGATCAACCAGGAGGTTGCGGCGGAGGTGTGTCGAGAGGGGCTGAAGGGGCTGGAGATGCTAGTTCTGACCTCAACACCGGTCACCCCCAAAGCCCTGCTGCACTTCAACA